The window CCACCCGGATGCGCCCGGCCCTCTCCGGCCTCGCCACCCCGCGCCCCACCCGCCGCCCCGGCGGCCGGCTCGACCTGGCCCGTACCCTGCGCGCCAACCTCGCGCACACCCGGCGCCGGGCCGACGGCAGCGTGGTCGTCGTCCCGGAACGGCCCGTCTTCAGCACCCGGGCGAGCCGCGAGGCCGACTGGCGGCTGATCCTGGTCGTCGACGTCTCCGGCTCCATGGAGGCCTCCGTCATCTGGTCGGCCCTGACCGCGGCCGTGCTGGGCGGCGTACCGACCCTGTCCACCCACTTCCTCGCCTTCTCCACCCAGGTCGTGGACCTCACCGACCGGGTCGAGGACCCGCTCTCCCTGCTGCTGGAGGTCCGCGTCGGCGGCGGCACGCACATCGCCGCCGGTCTCGCGCACGCCCGCTCCCTGATCACCGTCCCGAGCCGCACCCTCGTCGTCGTGGTCAGCGACTTCGAGGAGGGCGCGCCGATCGGCGGGCTCCTCGGCGAGGTCCGCGCGCTGGCCGCGTCCGGCGCCCACCTGCTGGGCTGCGCCGCGCTCGACGACGAGGGGACGCCCCGGTACTCGGTCCCGGTCGCGCGGCAACTCGTGGCGGCCGGCATGCCCGTGGCCGCCCTCAGTCCCCTCGCCCTCGCCCGCTGGGTGGGCGACCGCCTCCGTGGAGAGTCCCGTTGAGCACCGAACTGCCGCCCGTCGCCCCCGAGGTGCTCGCCGAAGCCGTCGAGAACCTCACCCCCCGCCTGCGCAAGAAGCTGGACGCCGCCACCGAGGGCTGCGCAGCGGGCGCCACCGCCGGGGCGGACGGCACCGTCACCCTCCGCTTCGGCGAGGACGCCCTCGTCACCCTGCGCCCCGGTCCGGCGGGTGCGATCACCACGGCGGAACAGGCCACGTGCAGCTGCCTGCTGGCGCCGCGCTGCCTGCACCGGGCCGCGGCCCTGGGCGCGGCCCCGCTCGCGGACACACCGCCCGAGCCCGAGCCCGAGCCCGAGCCGGAGCCGGAGCCCGGGCCGGAGCCGGCCGTGGACCGGGGGCCGGACCCGGCCACGGCAGCCGCGTCCCGCGAACCTACGTCGACCGCCGAGCCCGCGGCCCCCACCGAACCTCCGCCGGCCCTCACCGGGGCCCAGCTGCGCGCCGCGGCCGCCCTCTGGCACGTGGCCGCAGAAGCCCTCGCCGCCGGGGTCACGGCGGGCGGAGCGGTGGTCCAGGCCGAACTGCTGCGCGCCGCGCACACCGCCCGCCTCACCGGGCTGCCGCGCGCGGAAGCAGCCGCCCTGCGGGTCGTACGCGGCCTGCGCGCCGCCCGCGAACGCCGGGCCGGGCAGCGGCTCGGCGACCTCACCGGAGCCTTCCGCGAACTCCTGCACACGGCCGCAGTGCTGGCCTCCGGATCCGCCGACCCCGCACTGACCGGCACCGCCCGCCGGGCCTACGCGCCGGGCGGCAGTCTCCAGGTGCAGGGCCTGTGCCGGGAACCCGTGCTCTCCGCCACCGGATACGGCGGAGTGGTCACCCACCTGATGGCCCCGGACGGCACCCGCTACTCGGTCTCGGACGTCCGCCCCGGCGGCCTGGCCCGCGCCCGCGGAGCCGGTTCCGCCTCCGTCGCCCTCGGCGGCGCCGTCCTCGACCACGCAGGCCTCGCCCGCGGAGGCCTGCGCATCGTCGGCGCGACGGTCTCCCCGGAGGGCCGGCTCGGCGCCGGACGCGGGGTCAGGGCCACCCCGCTGCCCGGCATCGCCTGGACCGAACGGCCCGCAGCCCCGCTCTTCGCCCGCCCGGCCGCCGAGGCCGTCGCCGAACTGCTGGCGGACCCGGACGGAACCGAGTCCGCGCTGCTCGGCTGCGACGTCACCGTCGTCGGAGCGGCCGGCGAACACCTCCTCGTCCGCGAGACGCGCCCGGACGCGCCCCTGCTGCGACTGCTGCCCGCACACCCGCACCCGGAGCTGGCGCACACGGACAACCTGCGCCGCATCGCCTCGTACCCCGGTCTCCGGCTGCGCGTCCTGGGCCGCCCCGACCTGGACCGCGCCGCCACGCTCCGCCCGCTGGCCGTCGGCCCGGTGCCGGGAGCGGACTACACGCTGCGACTGCCCGAGGAATGGCTGGGCCGGGCCGACCTCGGCTACGACCGCCTCCAGGGCATGCACTTCCCGGCGGGGGCCGCCCTCGCCCCGGAGCCCGCGGCTGCCGACGGCCCGGACCCGCTGGCCGACTCCCCGCTGTGGCGGGTGCGCCGCCTCCTGGAGACCGGGGTCGCGGGCGGCCGCCGTGCCCTGGCCGAGACGGCCCGCGGAACGGCGTCCCTGGCCTCGGCCTCGTACGCGCCGCTGCGCCGGGCCGGTCTCACCGCGGCGGCGGACCTGGCCGCCGCCCTGGCCGCGGAGGCCGACCGCCGTCCCCGCGACGTCTTCGGCCGGCTGGCCGACCCCTCGCCCGACGGCTACGCCTGGGCCTGGCTGGCCGCGGCCACCCACCTGGCGGCGGCGGAACGCTCCCTGATCGCCGCGTCCTGGAAGGCCGGTCCGGGCGAGGCGCAGCCCGCGCCGCGCTGAGATCCGCCCAGTCGGCGCACGGCGGTCAGTCCGGGCGCAGCCACGCGCGCAGTGCGCCGAGGTCCGCCCCGGTCAGACCCCGTCCCGGATCGACCCGGTGCAGGAGCGCCCGGTCCGGGTGCCGGGCGGCCACCCAGGCGCGGTCGGCGCCGGTGATCTCGTCGTCGACCCAGATGAAGGGGCGCCCCGCCGCGTGGTCGAGGAGGGCCGGGGTCTTCCAGTGGAGCCCGCCCCGCCCGTCCTCGTCGGAAGGCTCCGGCCAGGCCACCACGGGCAGCTCCGGGAGGCCGAGCCGGGGCGCCACGCACTCGTTGGCCTCCTCCATCCACGTCGTGGCCCACACGAGCTCGCAGGGCAGCGCCGCCAGCAGGGGGCCGAGCGCGGGATCGATCCGGGCGAGCAGGGGGTTGGCGCCGTCGCCCGGCGGATACGGGCCGGCGCCGAAGGGGATCAGGGGGCCGTCGACGTCGAGGTAGAGCAGGGCGCGGCCCGTGGAACCCGTCATGGGGCCACCCTAGGCCGTCTCTTTCGGATCTTGTCGAGCCCGCGCTGCCCGGCACCGCACCTCGCTGTGTTGTCGGGGCTCCCGAGTACGTCCAGTACGCGGGGAGCTCCTCCGCCTTGCGATGCACGGCACCGGGCAACGCGGGCTTGGCCGACAAGATCCGAAAGAGACGGCCTAAGGGCTGTCCCGTAATCCGCGCTGGGTCAGCGCACGGCGTCAGATGCGGTGCATCGCAAGGCGGAGGGTCGTACTCATACCGGGCGTATTCGGGCGATCCGACAACGCAGCGAGGTGCCGTAGCTGGCGTCGTGCGCCCGCCGGGGATTACGGGACAGCCCTTAGTCCTCCCGGGCCGGAGGGTGATCGTGGTGCGAGAGGGTGTGACCGACGCTGTGGCGAGCGCTGCGTGATGACCCACCGGGCCCGGCCCGGCCTTCCGCGCTCGCCGCTGATCCCGAGGGGATCGCGAGGGGGACCGCGACGGGGCGCGACAACGCGGGAACCCCTGATGCCCCGATCGCCTCTTGGTGGTCGAGGGGGATGGACATGACGAAGACAGCAAGGTCATTGACCGGACGGCTGCTGGTGACGGGGCTCCTGTGCGCCGTTGTCGCGGCGTGCGGGACCACACGGGCGGGGCAGGCCGCGCCGCCCGCCGGCATACCCACGCTCGCTCCGGCCGACTGCGATCTCGATCCGCCGACGGACGAGGGCTCGGGCGGGAACGCCGGGCCGCCGACCGACGAGCAGACGGGCGCGTACGCCGGGCCGCCCACCGACGAGGAGACGGGCGCGTACGCAGGTCCCCCGACCGACGGCGAGACCGGTGCGTATGCGGGGCCGCCGACCGACGGCGAGACCGGTGCCTACGTCGGCCCGCCGACCGACGGGGAGATCGGCAACGGCGGGGGCCCCTGCGGCCCGGCCGACTGGTTCGACATGACCCGGGACTTCAGCGCCTACTACCTGAAGCACCGGGAGACGTCCGAGGAGGGCTACACATACCCCGAAGCGGTCAAGGAGACCCGCGTCCGCAAGGTGCACACCGTCGGCGAGGCGCGGATCACCTTCACCACCAGGGAAGTGGGCAAGGGCCGCGCCGAAGCCGCCCGCAGGATCGCCGCGCGGTTCGCCGCCTGGCGGCACGAGGTCTACGGGGACACGGGCACGGTGACGCTCCTGGTTCCGGACGACGGGGTGGTCGTCACCGAGTCCTGGTGACCCCGGGCCACCGCGCGTCCCAGAGCGCGCAGTGGTGTTCGGCCCGGGCGTCCACCGTACGGATCCCACCGGCCCCCGGCGCCAGCGACAGCACCGAGCTCCCGTTCCGGTCGCGCGGCCACGGCGGGGCCCCCGGCGCCGCCGGAACACCGGTGCGGGCGAATGCCGTCCAGTAGCCGGTCATCCGGTCCGCGAGCCGGCGCTGCGGTTCGGTCAGCGGCACCACCGTGAACAGATAGGGCAGTTCGAAGCCGTGGGCCGCGCCGTACGGCAGGTCCGGCGGCTCCGGCAGCCCGGTGAAGTCCGGCGCGCCCCGGTCGCTGAACCGGTACGCGTACACCGGCACGTGCCGGCCGAGCGCCGCGCCGTCCCGCAGCGTCGGGCAGACGAACGACGCGTCGGTCAGTACGGTGGCCCACGCCACCGCCGGTGTCGCGAAGGCGGACACCGGATAGGAGGCCTCCACCGCGCGGGCGGTCGGCGCGTCGAAGGACTGCGCCAACCGGGCCCGGTAGGCCCCCTCGTCGGGGATCGGGTACGCGGCCAGGGTCTGCGCGAGGAAGAGGCGCATCTCGTCCCGGTTGGCGCCCTGGATCACCGGCACCCGGTGGAACCGGCCGGCCTCCAGCGCCCGCCGCGGCTCCAGGGGCAGCGCGTCGTTGCCGTAGGAGACCAGCGAGAAGCGCTGCATCAGCTCGGCGGTGGCCAGGGCGGCCGGGTCCAGCCGGCGCAGGCAGTCCAGTACCCCGCCGGGCCGGTCGCAGCCGAGCCGGGCCGCCGCCAGGGCGCCGTCCGCCACCGTCCGCCGCTCCGGCACGAAGGGCTCGTACGTGCCGAGGCCGGGCAGCAGGGCCCGCGGGGGCGCCGTGGTCGAGCACGATCCGCTCTGCACGATCGCCCGGTGGAACAGGCCCGCCGAGGCCGGGGACGTCAGGTGCGCGCACACGCTGAGGGCCCCGGCCGATTCACCGAAGACGGTGACGTGGCGGGGGTCCGCGCCGAAGCGTTCCGCGTTCGCCCGCACCCAGCGCAGCGCCGCCCGCTGGTCCGCGAGGGCGAAACCGGGGGCTCCGCCGAGCTCCGGATGGCCGAACAGGCCGAAGACGCCCAGCCGGTAGTTCACGGTCACCACCACGGCGCCGCCCTGCACGGCCGCCCGGTCGGGCCGGTAGGCGTCGCCCGCGCCGCTGAAGAAGCCGCCGCCGTGGAACCAGACCATGACGGGACGCGGCAGGCCGGCGGCAGCGCGGCCCGCCGGAGCGGTGACGTTGAGGTAGAGGCAGTCCTCCGAGCCGGTCGGTCCGCCCGGCCCCACTACGGGCAGCTGCACGCAGCGCGGACCGGCGGCCCCGGCATCGCGCACACCTTCCCAGCGCCGCACCGGCTCCGGCAGCCGCCAGCGCAGCGGGCCGGTCGGAGGAGCGGCGAAGGGAATGCCCTCGAAGGTGTCGTACGCGCCGTGCCCGACGCCCCGGACCGCCCCCCGGTCGGTGTCCACCACCGGCCGGTCCGGCCCGGGCGCGGCGCCCAGCAGCAGTACGACGGGCAGGAGGAGCGCGCAGCGGCGACGGACCTGGCGAAAGTCGGGCACGGTCGACGCCCTTTCCCCATGGGATCCGGGAGGAGACCCCCGTTTGCCCGCCCCGAATGGCGCAGTGAGCGGAAGTGGCACTCAATGTAACAAAGCGTGCGCTTCCCATGACGCACGATGACCGGCGCGCGATTGCGTAGACCCGCGCGTCGGCGAACGGAGCTTTCCATGAATGACCCCATCACCCTCGCGGCGAAACAGCACGACGACGACCGCCACGGGATCCCCGACCCCATCGCACCGGACGAGCCGATCACGCCGCCCATGCGGACCCTGCTGGAGACGGCGGCCACCTGCCGTCCGGTCGAGGAGGTCACCGCACTCGTGAGCCTCCTCAAGGAGGGCGGCCCGCTGCCCGACGCCGGGCACGACGCGCTGCGCACGGCCGCCGTGACCCGGCCCGTGCAGGATGTACGGCGGATGGTCGCCCTCCTGGGCGAGTCGCCGCAGGAGGTGGCCGAGGCGGACCTCACGCTGCGCGCCGCCGCCGTCGGACGGTCCATCGAGGACGTCGCCCTGCTGGTGACCATCCTCGGCAAGGAGGACGCGGCCGAGGCGGAGCGTCAGCGCCGCACCCCACCAGCCGGTCCGGCCGTCGCGCCGGGCGCCGTGTTCCCCGCCGCGCCCGAAGCCCCGTACGAGGCGCCGTACGTCCCCCCGTACGCGGAGCTCTACGACGCCCCCTACCAGGAGCCGCCCCGGCGCACCGCCGCCGTCGACCCGCCCGCCGCCTCCCGCGTCCGGGCACTGCGCCACGTGCTGCGCTGGCCGGTGGCTGCCGCCCTGCTGGTGAGCGGCGCCCTGCACCTGCCGAACGACCTGACGGCCCTGCAGTCCGCGGCCCCTGTCGACTACCTGCCCCTTGTCGCCACTGTGCTGTGCCTGGTGAGCGGAGCACTGGTGGCGCTCCGGGACACCCCGGCGGTGTGGCGGGCGGTCGCCGCCACGGCGCTCGGCGTCGTCGCCCTCCACGTGCTCGGCGGGTCGATGCAGTACGACCCGCTGGAGGGCGCGGTGGGCGGCACCCTGGCCTGGGCGGGCATCACCGTCATGCTGTGCGCGGCGGCCGGCGCCGTCCTCGCCGGCCTGGCGCTCAGGAACCACCGGGAGAGCTCGGCCTGACCGGCCGCCGACCCCGCACGGCACCCCGCGCCCCGCGCGCGGGGTGCCGTTCCGCGTCAGGCCGCGTCCGGCCGCCCGCGGTCACGCGAGCAGGTTCACCGCCCCCGTGAACACGCGGGGGAGACGGGCGGCCAGCGGGACG is drawn from Streptomyces sp. NBC_01232 and contains these coding sequences:
- a CDS encoding HAD domain-containing protein, giving the protein MTGSTGRALLYLDVDGPLIPFGAGPYPPGDGANPLLARIDPALGPLLAALPCELVWATTWMEEANECVAPRLGLPELPVVAWPEPSDEDGRGGLHWKTPALLDHAAGRPFIWVDDEITGADRAWVAARHPDRALLHRVDPGRGLTGADLGALRAWLRPD
- a CDS encoding carboxylesterase/lipase family protein, producing the protein MPDFRQVRRRCALLLPVVLLLGAAPGPDRPVVDTDRGAVRGVGHGAYDTFEGIPFAAPPTGPLRWRLPEPVRRWEGVRDAGAAGPRCVQLPVVGPGGPTGSEDCLYLNVTAPAGRAAAGLPRPVMVWFHGGGFFSGAGDAYRPDRAAVQGGAVVVTVNYRLGVFGLFGHPELGGAPGFALADQRAALRWVRANAERFGADPRHVTVFGESAGALSVCAHLTSPASAGLFHRAIVQSGSCSTTAPPRALLPGLGTYEPFVPERRTVADGALAAARLGCDRPGGVLDCLRRLDPAALATAELMQRFSLVSYGNDALPLEPRRALEAGRFHRVPVIQGANRDEMRLFLAQTLAAYPIPDEGAYRARLAQSFDAPTARAVEASYPVSAFATPAVAWATVLTDASFVCPTLRDGAALGRHVPVYAYRFSDRGAPDFTGLPEPPDLPYGAAHGFELPYLFTVVPLTEPQRRLADRMTGYWTAFARTGVPAAPGAPPWPRDRNGSSVLSLAPGAGGIRTVDARAEHHCALWDARWPGVTRTR